Genomic window (Vibrio coralliirubri):
ACGACGACCAACAAACGCGCCAGTGTTGATATCAACCGTGGTCATCGCTTCAGTTTGGTCGATAATCAGATATCCACCAGACTTTAATTCAACTTTACGATCCAATGAACGCTGAATTTCGTTCTCGGTATCGTACATATCAAAGATAGGCTTATCACCTTCATACAGCTCAAGCTTGTCTGTCAGCTCAGGCACGTATTCAGAGGTAAACTCTTTTAGATTTTCATATTCTAGACGAGAATCGACCTGAATCTTGCTCAGCTCAGTACCGACAAAGTCACGCAAGATACGCTGGCTTAAGCAAAGCTCACCATACAAACGAGTACGCGCCTTGTGCTTACCACGACGCTCTAATACTTTTAACCATAATCGCTTCAAGAATGCGGCATCTTGTGCCAACTCATTTGAATCTGCACCTTCTGCGGCAGTGCGGATGATGAAGCCACCATGTTCGTCACAGTAACGAGACACGACTTTTTTAAGGCGGTTACGTTCAGACTCGCTGTCGATACGTTGAGATACACCAACATGACTTGCGCCCGGCATAAATACCAAATAGCGAGACGGCAGAGTGATATCAGTGGTTAAGCGGGCACCTTTAGTACCAAGAGGGTCTTTGACCACTTGCACCACAATGTCTTGCCCTTGACGAACAAGCTCTGAAATATCACGAACCTGGAATTGCTTCTTTTCGTTTTCAGCGACACATTCAGTGTGTGGGACAATATCAGAGGCGTGTAAAAAAGCTGCTTTCTCAAGGCCTATATCCACAAAAGCCGCCTGCATTCCCGGAAGAACACGGCTTACACGTCCTTTATAGATATTTCCTACGATACCGCGTCGAGCATCTCGTTCGACATGGATCTCTTGAAGAGCCCCCCCTTCAATCATGGCCACACGAGTTTCACTCGGGGTCACGTTCAGCAACAATTCAGCACTCATGGTGCACCTCAGATTAGTAATTATAAGAATTCTTGCAGTAGCTGGTCCGTTTCAAATAAAGGTAAGCCGACAACGGCGTAATAACTACCTTCGATTCGGGTGACAAAACGTCCGCCCAAACCTTGGATCCCATAGCTACCGGCTTTATCGCATGGCTCCCCTGTTTGCCAGTATTGTTCTATTTCTTTTTCACTGAGGGGTTTAAACCATACGTCGGTAATAATGATTTCTGTTCTTTGTTTTTCTTCTGAAACCACAGAAACCGCCGTCATCACTTGGTGACGTTCATTCGCTAACTGAGTAAGCATGCGCTTAGAGTCAGCAAAATCGGTCGGTTTCTCAAGCACTTGCCCTTGGCTTACGACGACTGTGTCAGAACCAAGAACGACTATATCAGAGCCATGATCTACAGTATCAGAACTAGGAACGACATGCTGCCTTTCAGAAGGGTTATCTTTCAATAAAGACAACGCAGCTAAAGCTTTATCTAAAGATAGTCGCTTAACATATTCTTCGGCGGTTTCTTGAGCGTGTTTACACTCTTCAACATCGGTTACGAGGACAGAGAACTCATAACCGAGTTGAGATAGCAATTCTTTGCGGCGTGGAGAGCCGGATGCCAAAACTAAATGTTTCTTTTCCATCGTCACGCTACCTCACATGCCAATGACGACGCACACGTCTCATTAATAAAAACATCCAAGGCCAAAGTATACAGTTTATCAATGCGCTCCATAACGATAACGGATTGAAAACAACATCTTGGATCAAATATTCACCAAAGAAGATCAACACCTCAAACAAGACCGTTAACGCGGCAATGATCATCGCTTGCTGCCATAACGCCATGTTACGAATGACGAGGAAGTTCATCGCAATAATGTACATCACTATTGCCATCATCATGCCTCGAATACCCAGAGTAGAGCCGATCAAAAG
Coding sequences:
- the rng gene encoding ribonuclease G, coding for MSAELLLNVTPSETRVAMIEGGALQEIHVERDARRGIVGNIYKGRVSRVLPGMQAAFVDIGLEKAAFLHASDIVPHTECVAENEKKQFQVRDISELVRQGQDIVVQVVKDPLGTKGARLTTDITLPSRYLVFMPGASHVGVSQRIDSESERNRLKKVVSRYCDEHGGFIIRTAAEGADSNELAQDAAFLKRLWLKVLERRGKHKARTRLYGELCLSQRILRDFVGTELSKIQVDSRLEYENLKEFTSEYVPELTDKLELYEGDKPIFDMYDTENEIQRSLDRKVELKSGGYLIIDQTEAMTTVDINTGAFVGRRNLEETIFNTNVEATQAIARQLRLRNLGGIIIIDFIDMLSEEHRKRVLTSLEAALDKDRVKTNINGFTQLGLVEMTRKRTRESIEHILCSSCPACEGRGSVKTVETVCYEILREITRVNRAYDADKFVVYAAAAVAEALEGDESHALAELEVFIGKQVKIQAEPLYIQEQFDVVMM
- a CDS encoding Maf family protein — its product is MEKKHLVLASGSPRRKELLSQLGYEFSVLVTDVEECKHAQETAEEYVKRLSLDKALAALSLLKDNPSERQHVVPSSDTVDHGSDIVVLGSDTVVVSQGQVLEKPTDFADSKRMLTQLANERHQVMTAVSVVSEEKQRTEIIITDVWFKPLSEKEIEQYWQTGEPCDKAGSYGIQGLGGRFVTRIEGSYYAVVGLPLFETDQLLQEFL
- the mreD gene encoding rod shape-determining protein MreD is translated as MANSVLRSKVVIFCSFLIALILQTIPWPGSLDLFRPSWLLLVTCYWVLALPHRVNVGSALILGLLWDLLIGSTLGIRGMMMAIVMYIIAMNFLVIRNMALWQQAMIIAALTVLFEVLIFFGEYLIQDVVFNPLSLWSALINCILWPWMFLLMRRVRRHWHVR